GCAGAAAAGGATAGAACTTCACTTTTAGATGCTATTAAAGATTTAACCGATTATCAAGATGAAGTCGGTATTATGTTTGAGAAATTCTCATCACTTAATGCTACAGAGCAAAAAGTAATAGATGATGCTCAAAAAGCTTTAGAACGTGCTAGAATAGAGTTGGAAGATGCTGAAGAAAAACCAGATACTTGGTGGAATAACCTTTGGGGACGTAAAAGTAAAATAAAAAAAGAGCAAGAAGAATATAAAGTTGCTGAGAAAGTACGAGCAGGAGCCGATAATAAAGCAAAAGCCATGTTTCAAGAACGTATTGAAAGTGCCGATGTGCAAACGCTTTTAAGTGAATTGTCGTATAAGAGTCAAGCGGCTGTTACACGATTAAAAAATCGTGAAGTAGAGATAAAAGAAGTAGAAGAAAAATTAAAAGATGCTATTGTTGAAGCTTCTAAAAATCACACAAAAGCTTTAGAAAAGAAGAAAGAAGTTGAAGCGAAGCTTGAAGAACAATATGCGTTATTAAAACAAGCACGCCAAGAGTTAGAAGATATTGCAGATAAACAATCTACCGAATATTCTGAAGCCATTGGTAAAATGACCGCTTTAGAGCAAAAAGTAGAAGAGCTTGAAGGTCTTAAAAATGCTTATACAACTTTGGCTGCTAGTAAAGATAGCTTTGTACACAAGCACAATTTAACTATTAAAGTGTTAACGTCTTTACGTAGCAACTTACAAACACATCGTGCTAAGTTAAAAAGTGATACCGAAGAACGCTTGAAATATTACGATGGTTATGTTGTGGCTTTAAAAGCCAGAACCGATCAAGAATTTGCCGCCATTCTAGAGCATTTAGGAGTTAAAACCGACGAGCATATTGGGGAAACCTTAGCATCTATGCATACAGCTAGTGCTAAAGCACGTCAAGATATGATGGATAATATTCCTGTTCACGAAAAAGTGATGCAAGGTGTTTATAGTAGTTATGCTGAAGCTTTACAAGAAATTCGTGCAAAAGATGGAGCAATTCAAAAGAATTTTGCTGAGCGTTATGGCATCGATATGAAAGAAATTTTTGAAGATTACTATAAAGCAGATGGAAATGTACCTTCTGGAGATGATGGTGAGCCTGCAGGAAAACCAAAACCTGAAGCTAATGACGAAGATTTATTGTCTTAAAATAATAGTAAATAAAACGTTAAGTTTAATAGTATTTCTGTTTTGCGTTAAGGATTGAGGCATTTGTTGAAGCTCCTCGAAGAGAGCGACTGCCGAAAGCCTGACCTGAAAGGTAACGCCCAAATTAATTAAAGATAAAAACATTAGTGTATTCGTGGCTAAACAGCATACTGGATACTGCAAATGAATACTGAATACATGTCCATAAACAGCATTGTAACACCTTTAGATTCTGCCATACTCGATTCCAAAGAGCATTATGTTTTTTATCATGAAATGATAGATTTTGCTTTTAAAGAATTGATTGTTACTGTACAAAGAGAACAACTTTGTAACGGGCAAGAAGTGTTATTATTTAAACAATATTGCGATTTGCTTTTGTATTCTATTGAAGCCATGCGTATTAAATATATGTATGATGAAGAGGATAATATGAAAGTTGATTTAACCGAATCTGGATTTCCTAATTATTTAGAATTTAGATACTTATTTAACGATTTAGAATTGCGTGATGAGTATTTAGGTAAATTGACGCCCATTGCGACATTAAAAGAAGAATTTTTAGAAACTTTAATGCATAAAAAACAGCCTATTAAAAAAAGTAAGTTGTTTCAAGCGTCTTCTATTGTGTATTATTCTTCGGTAAAAAAGGAATATATATTTAACCGATTTGTTCAGGGTAAAATTTTGAATGCACCAAAAGATTCTGATGCAGATTTTATGACAAGTTGGAGTTTTTATGATGTATCGCATAACCGACCATTTATTTGTTTTATGTATTTTAATTATGACGGAAATCGTATAAATGATTATAAAGATGAAATTTATGAAGTCTTAAAAACCACGTCTGATAGAGAAATGAGTTTAGATACCATGGCTTATACAATTGATAAACGATTGCCAAAAGTATCACCCAAATTCATAAAGCGAATTGATTTAGGTCCCATGCATAATGTGTTTGCTAAAGATGAAAATGTAATAACACATGCTATTTTGCAAAGTATTGGAAAAAAAGAAATTCAGTTAGAGTCGTATGCCATTTCCTTAAGAATAGATGAGGTAAAGTCGGGGAGTGAATTTAAAGAAGGCAGTTTTTTTAATAAGCAAACCCTTCAGAAATGGGACGATGTGTTTAAGCAAAAATATGTGTTTGCTCCGCATAGAATTATACAATTATTATATAATAAAACACCAGAGATTATGAATGGGTTAGCAAAAGGGCCTATTGAAATTGCAGGATTAAAAATAGATTTAAAGAGGTGAAACAGTAGCAGTAGTCATTACTGTAAACTGCAAACTTAATACTGAAGACTAATAATGGAACACAACTCAACATTCCCAATAAAATTAAGCGAACTTGATATGCTTCGTGATGAAGCAGCGTCTTATTTAAAAAGCATACAATGGGAGCAAGGATCTCGTGCTAAGAATAAAGATAAGGACGCTAAAAACGAATCTATTTTATTGTATTTATCACGTGCTAATAATGGTAGTTCTACTGAAGTAACATCGGTTTCAAAAACCATTTTGGCTTTAAAAAAGCGCTTATTACCAGATTCGGTGGCCATTCCTATTTATTTAAATCAGACGCTTTATGCCGTTCAGGAAGGTATTACTTTAGGTATTTGGATAAAAGATAGTTATTATGATGCTTCAGGATTATCCGGTTTAAACGAAAATAAATCCGCATTAGATACCAACGGAAAGCGCGAGTTTGAAAGTAAAATGCATACAGCGACAGCCTTTATGTTATTTGCAGCTTCGTATAAAATTTTAAACGATTTAAAACCACATGCATCAGATGATTTATCTGTAATGAAGCAAAAATTTGCAGGCATTCCAGAGGTATCATTAATGACGCCTTTAAAAGGGTTGTCATGTAGTTTGTTTTATTATGATAAATATTTAGGGCACCCAGAAATTGTAAAGTCTGATAAAGATGTTATTGATTTTACGGTGGTTTATTTTGAAGCTTTAATAGATGAAATTCAGTTACGTAAAAGTTCTTTAGAATATACAACCAGTATTGAAGACAGAACTTATAAACTTGAAAAGTCTGAGTTTGCAATATCAGGTTGGAATAACGTATTTTCCGGTTCGGCTAAAAGCATAGAATTTAATAAAATTAAGTTTGAGCAAATTGTAGGTAATCGAGATGCAAAGCATTTTGCACGGCGTTTAACCGAACGTATGTTGAGTTACGATTTTACAGCAAAAAAAAATCCCTTTCAAGAGCTTGGTGGTTTTATGCCTGTATTTATGGGTTATGGCATTCCAGGAACAGGAAAAAGTATGCTTATTGCTGCTATTGCAACCAGATTGAAAGAGCATTGTGATACATTAGATATTCCGTTTTTGTTTCATCCCATGCCAGATACTTTAATAAGTACGTTTCAAGGTGGTTCTGCCGAAAAAATGGTGGAGTGGATGAAACCTTTACAAGATCCTACCAAACTTATTTTTGCGCCAATTGATGATGCCGAAAATAATTTGCAAGAACGTACTGCCCAAGGTGTTTCGGCTGGTGTTAAAGAAGTTATAGGTGTGTTTTTAAGATATACAGAAGGTGCTTATGCCGTAAATTACGGTAATAGTTCTATCGGTTTATTTACCAATCTTCCAGAAATGTTAGATAAGGCAGTCATTTCTCGTGTGCAAGGACGTTTTAAAATTGATGGCGCACGAACAGAACATGATTTTTTAGACCAAGATCATTTATGGTGGCGTAAACTAGATGAAACGATGCCTGATTTTGTAAACATGCAAGGACCAGAAAACTATGCTTATTTACAAGATCAAGGTTTGGCTAAAAACATGGGTGAAATCTTAAATGTGAGTAATAAACCAAGCGAAGAACGTGTTCATGATATTTATGATCGGGTAGAAAAACAGTTTAAATCGAATCAGCATTTGTTTTATGCCAACTTATATAAGGAGATGCAAAAGGCGTTTCCATTCTTTTCATCACGCGATGTTAGAAATATTCAAAGCACGGTGTCATTACGTTTAACAGATTTTGATTTGGAAGAAGATTGGTTTGAAAACCCAGAAATATATTTCAAACAAGATTATGATAAGAAGTTTAATATGCTTCAAGAATTGATGCGTGCTAATATGAAAGGATTGAATTTTTCTGAAATTCGTCGTCAAGAAGTGGTGCGTTATTTAGATAATGTGGCTACAATATCAGATACCGATTTTAAACGAAAAGTAGATGCAAGAGTCAATCAATTAAATATAGAAACTGAAGCAAGACAAACGTTTGAAAGACGATAATAATGATGTCTAAATTTAAATATTCATTAACCGTTTTAAATTCTTCTGTAATTACAGGATATTTGTTTTTACTGGTATATGGTATTATGAAATGGGATGAAGTGTCAAAAGGAGATGGTTATGGTATTGTTGCCTTAGCTTTGGTTTTCGCATTAATTTCATCAGCCTTATTCATAGATTTTATTCTTCAATTAATTTTTCGAAAAAAGATAATTTTGAATATCATAGGCACTTTATTTATTCCAATTTATTTATACATCATTATTTTAAATTCTTGAAAAGAAAAAAAGTATTACACATTAAAAACTGATAAAAGGAAAATAATAGAATATGAGTGATAATCGCATTAAAAATATTGAAAGTACTTTACTTTCAGACAATTATTATATACTTAAAAAGTTACGTTTTGATTATTTAATGCGTAATGGTAAATGGGTAAACCAGATGCGAGAAGTGTATGATAGAGGTGATGGTGCGGGTATTTTGCTTTACAATAAAGAAAAGCAAACTGTTATTTTAACGAAACAGTTTAGAATGCCAACCTATCAAAATGATAATGAAAATGGTTTTTTAGTTGAAATTGCTGCTGGAATGTTAGATAAAGATAATCCAGAAGCCTGTATTATTAGAGAAACGGAAGAAGAGGTT
The nucleotide sequence above comes from Flavobacteriaceae bacterium HL-DH10. Encoded proteins:
- a CDS encoding microtubule-binding protein: MSDDFDLLETSSNEKTEKVDVNWGKAIDTMKSKLSQEDDPEVRQKILNATLDDVVHMAEKDRTSLLDAIKDLTDYQDEVGIMFEKFSSLNATEQKVIDDAQKALERARIELEDAEEKPDTWWNNLWGRKSKIKKEQEEYKVAEKVRAGADNKAKAMFQERIESADVQTLLSELSYKSQAAVTRLKNREVEIKEVEEKLKDAIVEASKNHTKALEKKKEVEAKLEEQYALLKQARQELEDIADKQSTEYSEAIGKMTALEQKVEELEGLKNAYTTLAASKDSFVHKHNLTIKVLTSLRSNLQTHRAKLKSDTEERLKYYDGYVVALKARTDQEFAAILEHLGVKTDEHIGETLASMHTASAKARQDMMDNIPVHEKVMQGVYSSYAEALQEIRAKDGAIQKNFAERYGIDMKEIFEDYYKADGNVPSGDDGEPAGKPKPEANDEDLLS
- a CDS encoding AAA family ATPase; amino-acid sequence: MEHNSTFPIKLSELDMLRDEAASYLKSIQWEQGSRAKNKDKDAKNESILLYLSRANNGSSTEVTSVSKTILALKKRLLPDSVAIPIYLNQTLYAVQEGITLGIWIKDSYYDASGLSGLNENKSALDTNGKREFESKMHTATAFMLFAASYKILNDLKPHASDDLSVMKQKFAGIPEVSLMTPLKGLSCSLFYYDKYLGHPEIVKSDKDVIDFTVVYFEALIDEIQLRKSSLEYTTSIEDRTYKLEKSEFAISGWNNVFSGSAKSIEFNKIKFEQIVGNRDAKHFARRLTERMLSYDFTAKKNPFQELGGFMPVFMGYGIPGTGKSMLIAAIATRLKEHCDTLDIPFLFHPMPDTLISTFQGGSAEKMVEWMKPLQDPTKLIFAPIDDAENNLQERTAQGVSAGVKEVIGVFLRYTEGAYAVNYGNSSIGLFTNLPEMLDKAVISRVQGRFKIDGARTEHDFLDQDHLWWRKLDETMPDFVNMQGPENYAYLQDQGLAKNMGEILNVSNKPSEERVHDIYDRVEKQFKSNQHLFYANLYKEMQKAFPFFSSRDVRNIQSTVSLRLTDFDLEEDWFENPEIYFKQDYDKKFNMLQELMRANMKGLNFSEIRRQEVVRYLDNVATISDTDFKRKVDARVNQLNIETEARQTFERR
- a CDS encoding NUDIX domain-containing protein is translated as MSDNRIKNIESTLLSDNYYILKKLRFDYLMRNGKWVNQMREVYDRGDGAGILLYNKEKQTVILTKQFRMPTYQNDNENGFLVEIAAGMLDKDNPEACIIRETEEEVGYRLKEVKKVYEAYSSPGVMTEKMHFFVGEYTDDMKVSDGGGLDTEHEDIEVLELPFEKAVTMLNNGDIQDTRTIVLLQYAMIHKLLGD